Proteins encoded in a region of the Balaenoptera ricei isolate mBalRic1 chromosome 19, mBalRic1.hap2, whole genome shotgun sequence genome:
- the BCAR1 gene encoding breast cancer anti-estrogen resistance protein 1 isoform X1 — protein sequence MNYLNVLAKALYDNVAESPDELSFRKGDIMTVLERDTQGLDGWWLCSLHGRQGIVPGNRLKILVGMHDKKPVGPGPGPPASSALPQPSLHPPAAQYTPMLPATYQPQPDSVYLVPTPSKTQQGLYQAPGPSPQFQSPPAKQTATFSKQMPHHPFPSPAPDLYQVPPGPGSPAQDIYQVPPSAGIGHDIYQVPPSMDARSWEGTKPPAKVAVSTRVGQGYVFEAPQPEQDEYDIPRHLLAPGPQDIYDVPPVRGLLPSQYGQEVYDTPPMAVKGPNGRDPSLDVYDVPPSVEKGLPPSNHHAVYDVPPSVSKDVPDGPLLREETYDVPPAFAKAKPFDPTRHPLVLAAPPPDSPAAEDVYDVPPPAPDLYDVPPGLRRPGPGTLYDVPRERVLPPEAANGSVADDGVYAVPPPAEREAPADAKRLSASSTGSTRSSQSASSLEAAVPGREPLELEVAVEALARLQQGVSATVAHLLDLAGSAGGCGGWRSTSEPQEPPAQDLRAAVAAVHGAVHELLEFARSAVGNAAHTSDRTLHAKLSRQLQKMEDVYQTLVAHGQTLDSSRGGLGATPEDLDRLVACSRAVPEDVKQLASFLHGNASLLFRRTKASVPGPEGGGPLHPNPTDKASSIQSRPLPSPPRFTSQDSPDGQYENSEGGWMEDYDYVHLQGKEEFEKTQKELLEKGNIMRQGKGQLELQQLKQFERLEQEVSRPIDHDLANWMPAQPLAPGRTGGLGPSDRQLLLFYLEQCEANLTTLTNAVDAFFTAVATNQPPKIFVAHSKFVILSAHKLVFIGDTLSRQAKAADVRSQVTHYSNLLCDLLRGIVATTKAAALQYPSPAAAQDMVDRVKELGHSTQQFRRVLGQLAAA from the exons AACGTGCTGGCCAAAGCCCTCTACGACAATGTGGCCGAGTCCCCAGATGAGCTCTCCTTCCGCAAGGGCGACATCATGACGGTGCTGGAGCGGGACACGCAGGGCCTAGATGGCTGGTGGCTCTGCTCGCTGCACGGGCGCCAAGGCATCGTGCCCGGGAACCGCCTCAAGATCCTCGTGGGCATGCATGACAAGAAGCCCGTGGGGCCCGGCCCCGGCCCGCCCGCCAGCTCTGCCCTGCCTCAGCCCAGCCTCCACCCCCCGGCAGCCCAGTACACACCCATGCTGCCTGCCACGTACCAGCCCCAGCCGGACAGTGTCTACCTGGTGCCCACCCCCAGCAAGACTCAGCAAGGCCTCTACCAAGCCCCTGGGCCCAGCCCACAGTTCCAGTCTCCCCCGGCCAAACAGACAGCCACGTTCTCCAAGCAGATGCCCCATCACCCAtttcccagcccagccccagaccTTTACCAGGTGCCCCCGGGGCCTGGCAGCCCTGCCCAGGACATCTACCAGGTGCCGCCTTCCGCTGGGATAGGACACGACATCTACCAGGTCCCCCCATCCATGGATGCACGGAGCTGGGAGGGGACGAAGCCACCAGCCAAG GTGGCGGTGTCCACCCGCGTGGGGCAAGGCTATGTGTTCGAGGCCCCCCAGCCCGAGCAGGACGAGTACGACATCCCACGCCACCTGCTGGCCCCGGGGCCCCAGGACATCTACGACGTGCCCCCTGTTCGGGGGCTGCTTCCCAGCCAGTACGGCCAGGAG GTATATGACACGCCCCCCATGGCTGTCAAGGGTCCCAATGGCCGAGACCCATCGCTGGACGTGTATGATGTGCCCCCCAGTGTGGAGAAGGGCCTGCCGCCATCCAACCATCATGCG GTGTACGATGTTCCTCCATCGGTGAGCAAAGACGTGCCCGACGGCCCACTGCTGCGTGAGGAGACCTATGACGTGCCCCCCGCCTTCGCCAAGGCCAAGCCCTTTGACCCGACCCGCCACCCGCTGGTGCTCGCCGCACCCCCTCCGGACTCGCCAGCAGCGGAGGACGTGTACGACGTGCCGCCCCCGGCTCCTGACCTCTACGACGTGCCCCCCGGTTTGCGGCGGCCTGGCCCGGGCACCCTCTACGACGTGCCCCGAGAGCGGGTCCTTCCTCCCGAGGCAGCCAACGGCAGCGTGGCCGACGACGGTGTATACGCGGTGCCCCCCCCCGCCGAGCGAGAGGCCCCGGCCGACGCCAAGCGCCTGTCGGCCTCCAGCACGGGCAGCACACGCAGCAGCCAGTCGGCCTCCTCCCTGGAGGCGGCGGTGCCGGGCCGTGAGCCCCTGGAGCTGGAGGTGGCCGTGGAGGCCCTGGCACGGCTGCAGCAGGGCGTGAGCGCCACCGTGGCCCACCTCTTGGACCTGGCGGGCAGTGCGGGTGGGTGTGGGGGCTGGCGCAGCACCTCCGAGCCTCAGGAGCCTCCGGCACAGGACCTGCGGGCTGCCGTGGCCGCCGTCCACGGGGCCGTCCACGAGCTGCTGGAGTTTGCCCGCAGCGCCGTGGGCAATGCCGCCCACACTTCCGACCGCACGCTGCACGCCAAGCTTAGCCGGCAACTGCAGAAGATGGAGGACGTGTACCAGACGCTGGTGGCCCACGGTCAGACCCTTGACAGTAGCCGGGGAGGCCTGGGGGCCACTCCCGAAGACCTGGACCGCCTGGTGGCCTGCTCGCGGGCTGTGCCCGAGGATGTCAAGCAGCTGGCCTCCTTCTTGCATGGCAACGCCTCGCTGCTCTTCAGACGGACCAAAGCCTCTGTCCCAGGGCCTGAGGGGGGTGGCCCCCTGCACCCCAACCCCACCGACAAGGCCAGCAGCATCCAGTCCcggcccctgccctcaccccccaggttcacctcccaggactcgccTGATGGGCAGTACGAGAACAGTGAGGGGGGCTGGATGGAGGATTACGACTACGTCCACCTGCAG GGgaaggaagagtttgagaagaccCAGAAGGAGTTGCTGGAAAAGGGCAACATAATGCGGCAGGGGAAGGGCCAGCTGGAGCTGCAGCAG ctgAAGCAGTTTGAACGGCTGGAGCAGGAGGTGTCACGGCCCATAGACCACGACCTGGCCAACTGGATGCCAGCCCAGCCCCTGGCGCCGGGGCGGACGGGCGGCTTGGGGCCCTCGGACCGGCAACTGCTGCTCTTCTACCTGGAGCAGTGCGAGGCGAACCTGACCACGCTCACCAACGCGGTGGATGCCTTCTTCACCGCCGTGGCCACCAACCAGCCCCCCAAAATCTTCGTGGCACACAGCAAGTTTGTCATCCTCAGCGCCCACAAGCTGGTATTCATCGGGGACACACTGTCACGGCAGGCGAAGGCGGCCGACGTCCGCAGCCAGGTGACCCACTACAgcaacctgctgtgtgacctgctGCGCGGCATCGTGGCCACCACCAAGGCCGCTGCCCTCCAGTACCCGTCGCCTGCCGCCGCCCAGGACATGGTGGACAGGGTCAAGGAGCTGGGCCACAGCACCCAGCAGTTCCGCCGGGTCCTGGGCCAGCTGGCAGCTGCCTGA
- the LOC132353440 gene encoding chymotrypsinogen 2 — protein sequence MTFLWLLSCCALLGTAFGCGVPAIDPVLSGLSKIVNGEDGVPGSWPWQVSLQDNTGFHFCGGSLISEDWVVTAAHCGVKTSHLVVAGEFDQGSDAEDIQVLKIAKVFKNPRYNMFSNNNDITLLKLATPARFSKTVSAVCLPSANDDFPAGMLCVTTGWGLTKHTNANTPDRLQQATLPLLSNANCKKYWGNKITNSMVCAGASGVSSCMGDSGGPLVCRKKGAWTLVGIVSWGSGTCSTSSPGVYARVTALIPWVQQILAAN from the exons GCTGCGGGGTCCCTGCCATCGACCCTGTGCTGAGCGGCCTGTCCAAGATCGTCAATGGGGAGGACGGTGTCCCCGGCTCCTGGCCCTGGCAGGTGTCCCTGCAG GACAACACCGGCTTCCACTTCTGCGGGGGCTCCCTCATCAGCGAGGACTGGGTGGTCACCGCCGCCCACTGCGGGGTCAA AACCTCCCATCTGGTCGTGGCCGGGGAGTTTGACCAGGGCTCAGACGCCGAGGACATCCAGGTGTTGAAGATTGCCAAG GTTTTCAAGAACCCCAGGTACAACATGTTCAGCAACAACAACGACATCACCCTGCTGAAGCTGGCCACGCCCGCGCGCTTCTCCAAGACCGTGTCCGCCGTGTGCCTGCCCAGCGCCAACGATGACTTCCCCGCCGGGATGCTGTGCGTCACGACCGGCTGGGGCCTGACCAAACACACCA ATGCCAACACCCCCGACAGGCTGCAGCAGGCGACTCTGCCCCTCCTGTCCAACGCCAACTGCAAGAAATACTGGGGCAACAAGATCACCAACAGCATGGTCTGCGCCGGCGCCAGCGGCGTCTCCTCCTGCATG GGCGACTCTGGTGGCCCCCTGGTCTGCCGGAAGAAGGGAGCCTGGACCCTGGTGGGCATTGTGTCCTGGGGCAGCGGCACCTGCTCCACCTCCAGCCCCGGCGTGTATGCCCGCGTCACTGCACTCATCCCCTGGGTGCAGCAGATCCTGGCAGCCAACTGA
- the LOC132354315 gene encoding chymotrypsinogen B-like, with amino-acid sequence MALLWVVLGFFLFGSSFGCGVPTIDPVLSGLSRIVNGEDAVPGSWPWQVSLQTSSGFHFCGGSLISEGWVVTAAHCGVRKSHLVVAGVSDHGSEEEAVQVLRVAEVFEHPLWDLRTVRNDIALLKLATPASLSGTVSAVCLPSANASFPAGSLCATTGWGKTRYNALETPDKLQQATLPIVSNADCRKYWGSKVTDMMICAGASGISSCMGDSGGPLVCQKDGAWTLVGIVSWGSGRCGPFSPGVYTRVTKFIPWVLGVLEAN; translated from the exons ATGGCCCTTCTCTGGGTTGTCCTTGGCTTCTTCCTCTTTGGCAGCAGCTTCG GCTGCGGGGTCCCCACCATCGACCCTGTGCTGAGCGGCCTGTCCAGGATCGTCAACGGGGAGGACGCTGTCCCCGGCTCCTGGCCCTGGCAGGTGTCCCTGCAG ACCAGCTCCGGCTTCCACTTCTGCGGGGGCTCCCTCATCAGCGAGGGCTGGGTGGTCACCGCCGCCCACTGCGGGGTCAG GAAGAGTCACCTCGTGGTGGCCGGGGTGTCTGATCACGGCTCCGAGGAGGAGGCAGTCCAGGTGCTGAGGGTCGCTGAG GTCTTTGAACACCCCCTGTGGGACCTGCGCACGGTCCGAAACGACATCGCCCTGCTGAAGCTGGCCACGCCCGCGAGCCTCTCTGGGACCGTGTCCGCCGTGTGCCTGCCCAGCGCCAACGCCAGCTTCCCTGCGGGCTCCCTGTGCGCCACCACGGGCTGGGGCAAGACCCGGTACAACG CTCTCGAGACCCCCGACAAGCTGCAGCAGGCGACCCTGCCCATCGTGTCCAACGCCGACTGCAGGAAGTACTGGGGCAGCAAGGTCACCGACATGATGATCTGTGCGGGCGCCAGCGGCATCTCCTCCTGCATG GGTGACTCTGGTGGCCCCCTGGTCTGCCAGAAGGATGGAGCCTGGACCCTGGTGGGCATCGTGTCCTGGGGCAGCGGCCGGTGTGGCCCTTTCTCACCAGGCGTGTACACCCGGGTCACCAAGTTTATTCCCTGGGTTCTCGGAGTTCTAGAGGCCAACTGA
- the BCAR1 gene encoding breast cancer anti-estrogen resistance protein 1 isoform X2 yields MNFQGREVPRSRVAVRVFWSEGCPCPQNVLAKALYDNVAESPDELSFRKGDIMTVLERDTQGLDGWWLCSLHGRQGIVPGNRLKILVGMHDKKPVGPGPGPPASSALPQPSLHPPAAQYTPMLPATYQPQPDSVYLVPTPSKTQQGLYQAPGPSPQFQSPPAKQTATFSKQMPHHPFPSPAPDLYQVPPGPGSPAQDIYQVPPSAGIGHDIYQVPPSMDARSWEGTKPPAKVAVSTRVGQGYVFEAPQPEQDEYDIPRHLLAPGPQDIYDVPPVRGLLPSQYGQEVYDTPPMAVKGPNGRDPSLDVYDVPPSVEKGLPPSNHHAVYDVPPSVSKDVPDGPLLREETYDVPPAFAKAKPFDPTRHPLVLAAPPPDSPAAEDVYDVPPPAPDLYDVPPGLRRPGPGTLYDVPRERVLPPEAANGSVADDGVYAVPPPAEREAPADAKRLSASSTGSTRSSQSASSLEAAVPGREPLELEVAVEALARLQQGVSATVAHLLDLAGSAGGCGGWRSTSEPQEPPAQDLRAAVAAVHGAVHELLEFARSAVGNAAHTSDRTLHAKLSRQLQKMEDVYQTLVAHGQTLDSSRGGLGATPEDLDRLVACSRAVPEDVKQLASFLHGNASLLFRRTKASVPGPEGGGPLHPNPTDKASSIQSRPLPSPPRFTSQDSPDGQYENSEGGWMEDYDYVHLQGKEEFEKTQKELLEKGNIMRQGKGQLELQQLKQFERLEQEVSRPIDHDLANWMPAQPLAPGRTGGLGPSDRQLLLFYLEQCEANLTTLTNAVDAFFTAVATNQPPKIFVAHSKFVILSAHKLVFIGDTLSRQAKAADVRSQVTHYSNLLCDLLRGIVATTKAAALQYPSPAAAQDMVDRVKELGHSTQQFRRVLGQLAAA; encoded by the exons AACGTGCTGGCCAAAGCCCTCTACGACAATGTGGCCGAGTCCCCAGATGAGCTCTCCTTCCGCAAGGGCGACATCATGACGGTGCTGGAGCGGGACACGCAGGGCCTAGATGGCTGGTGGCTCTGCTCGCTGCACGGGCGCCAAGGCATCGTGCCCGGGAACCGCCTCAAGATCCTCGTGGGCATGCATGACAAGAAGCCCGTGGGGCCCGGCCCCGGCCCGCCCGCCAGCTCTGCCCTGCCTCAGCCCAGCCTCCACCCCCCGGCAGCCCAGTACACACCCATGCTGCCTGCCACGTACCAGCCCCAGCCGGACAGTGTCTACCTGGTGCCCACCCCCAGCAAGACTCAGCAAGGCCTCTACCAAGCCCCTGGGCCCAGCCCACAGTTCCAGTCTCCCCCGGCCAAACAGACAGCCACGTTCTCCAAGCAGATGCCCCATCACCCAtttcccagcccagccccagaccTTTACCAGGTGCCCCCGGGGCCTGGCAGCCCTGCCCAGGACATCTACCAGGTGCCGCCTTCCGCTGGGATAGGACACGACATCTACCAGGTCCCCCCATCCATGGATGCACGGAGCTGGGAGGGGACGAAGCCACCAGCCAAG GTGGCGGTGTCCACCCGCGTGGGGCAAGGCTATGTGTTCGAGGCCCCCCAGCCCGAGCAGGACGAGTACGACATCCCACGCCACCTGCTGGCCCCGGGGCCCCAGGACATCTACGACGTGCCCCCTGTTCGGGGGCTGCTTCCCAGCCAGTACGGCCAGGAG GTATATGACACGCCCCCCATGGCTGTCAAGGGTCCCAATGGCCGAGACCCATCGCTGGACGTGTATGATGTGCCCCCCAGTGTGGAGAAGGGCCTGCCGCCATCCAACCATCATGCG GTGTACGATGTTCCTCCATCGGTGAGCAAAGACGTGCCCGACGGCCCACTGCTGCGTGAGGAGACCTATGACGTGCCCCCCGCCTTCGCCAAGGCCAAGCCCTTTGACCCGACCCGCCACCCGCTGGTGCTCGCCGCACCCCCTCCGGACTCGCCAGCAGCGGAGGACGTGTACGACGTGCCGCCCCCGGCTCCTGACCTCTACGACGTGCCCCCCGGTTTGCGGCGGCCTGGCCCGGGCACCCTCTACGACGTGCCCCGAGAGCGGGTCCTTCCTCCCGAGGCAGCCAACGGCAGCGTGGCCGACGACGGTGTATACGCGGTGCCCCCCCCCGCCGAGCGAGAGGCCCCGGCCGACGCCAAGCGCCTGTCGGCCTCCAGCACGGGCAGCACACGCAGCAGCCAGTCGGCCTCCTCCCTGGAGGCGGCGGTGCCGGGCCGTGAGCCCCTGGAGCTGGAGGTGGCCGTGGAGGCCCTGGCACGGCTGCAGCAGGGCGTGAGCGCCACCGTGGCCCACCTCTTGGACCTGGCGGGCAGTGCGGGTGGGTGTGGGGGCTGGCGCAGCACCTCCGAGCCTCAGGAGCCTCCGGCACAGGACCTGCGGGCTGCCGTGGCCGCCGTCCACGGGGCCGTCCACGAGCTGCTGGAGTTTGCCCGCAGCGCCGTGGGCAATGCCGCCCACACTTCCGACCGCACGCTGCACGCCAAGCTTAGCCGGCAACTGCAGAAGATGGAGGACGTGTACCAGACGCTGGTGGCCCACGGTCAGACCCTTGACAGTAGCCGGGGAGGCCTGGGGGCCACTCCCGAAGACCTGGACCGCCTGGTGGCCTGCTCGCGGGCTGTGCCCGAGGATGTCAAGCAGCTGGCCTCCTTCTTGCATGGCAACGCCTCGCTGCTCTTCAGACGGACCAAAGCCTCTGTCCCAGGGCCTGAGGGGGGTGGCCCCCTGCACCCCAACCCCACCGACAAGGCCAGCAGCATCCAGTCCcggcccctgccctcaccccccaggttcacctcccaggactcgccTGATGGGCAGTACGAGAACAGTGAGGGGGGCTGGATGGAGGATTACGACTACGTCCACCTGCAG GGgaaggaagagtttgagaagaccCAGAAGGAGTTGCTGGAAAAGGGCAACATAATGCGGCAGGGGAAGGGCCAGCTGGAGCTGCAGCAG ctgAAGCAGTTTGAACGGCTGGAGCAGGAGGTGTCACGGCCCATAGACCACGACCTGGCCAACTGGATGCCAGCCCAGCCCCTGGCGCCGGGGCGGACGGGCGGCTTGGGGCCCTCGGACCGGCAACTGCTGCTCTTCTACCTGGAGCAGTGCGAGGCGAACCTGACCACGCTCACCAACGCGGTGGATGCCTTCTTCACCGCCGTGGCCACCAACCAGCCCCCCAAAATCTTCGTGGCACACAGCAAGTTTGTCATCCTCAGCGCCCACAAGCTGGTATTCATCGGGGACACACTGTCACGGCAGGCGAAGGCGGCCGACGTCCGCAGCCAGGTGACCCACTACAgcaacctgctgtgtgacctgctGCGCGGCATCGTGGCCACCACCAAGGCCGCTGCCCTCCAGTACCCGTCGCCTGCCGCCGCCCAGGACATGGTGGACAGGGTCAAGGAGCTGGGCCACAGCACCCAGCAGTTCCGCCGGGTCCTGGGCCAGCTGGCAGCTGCCTGA
- the BCAR1 gene encoding breast cancer anti-estrogen resistance protein 1 isoform X3 — protein MSVPNVLAKALYDNVAESPDELSFRKGDIMTVLERDTQGLDGWWLCSLHGRQGIVPGNRLKILVGMHDKKPVGPGPGPPASSALPQPSLHPPAAQYTPMLPATYQPQPDSVYLVPTPSKTQQGLYQAPGPSPQFQSPPAKQTATFSKQMPHHPFPSPAPDLYQVPPGPGSPAQDIYQVPPSAGIGHDIYQVPPSMDARSWEGTKPPAKVAVSTRVGQGYVFEAPQPEQDEYDIPRHLLAPGPQDIYDVPPVRGLLPSQYGQEVYDTPPMAVKGPNGRDPSLDVYDVPPSVEKGLPPSNHHAVYDVPPSVSKDVPDGPLLREETYDVPPAFAKAKPFDPTRHPLVLAAPPPDSPAAEDVYDVPPPAPDLYDVPPGLRRPGPGTLYDVPRERVLPPEAANGSVADDGVYAVPPPAEREAPADAKRLSASSTGSTRSSQSASSLEAAVPGREPLELEVAVEALARLQQGVSATVAHLLDLAGSAGGCGGWRSTSEPQEPPAQDLRAAVAAVHGAVHELLEFARSAVGNAAHTSDRTLHAKLSRQLQKMEDVYQTLVAHGQTLDSSRGGLGATPEDLDRLVACSRAVPEDVKQLASFLHGNASLLFRRTKASVPGPEGGGPLHPNPTDKASSIQSRPLPSPPRFTSQDSPDGQYENSEGGWMEDYDYVHLQGKEEFEKTQKELLEKGNIMRQGKGQLELQQLKQFERLEQEVSRPIDHDLANWMPAQPLAPGRTGGLGPSDRQLLLFYLEQCEANLTTLTNAVDAFFTAVATNQPPKIFVAHSKFVILSAHKLVFIGDTLSRQAKAADVRSQVTHYSNLLCDLLRGIVATTKAAALQYPSPAAAQDMVDRVKELGHSTQQFRRVLGQLAAA, from the exons AACGTGCTGGCCAAAGCCCTCTACGACAATGTGGCCGAGTCCCCAGATGAGCTCTCCTTCCGCAAGGGCGACATCATGACGGTGCTGGAGCGGGACACGCAGGGCCTAGATGGCTGGTGGCTCTGCTCGCTGCACGGGCGCCAAGGCATCGTGCCCGGGAACCGCCTCAAGATCCTCGTGGGCATGCATGACAAGAAGCCCGTGGGGCCCGGCCCCGGCCCGCCCGCCAGCTCTGCCCTGCCTCAGCCCAGCCTCCACCCCCCGGCAGCCCAGTACACACCCATGCTGCCTGCCACGTACCAGCCCCAGCCGGACAGTGTCTACCTGGTGCCCACCCCCAGCAAGACTCAGCAAGGCCTCTACCAAGCCCCTGGGCCCAGCCCACAGTTCCAGTCTCCCCCGGCCAAACAGACAGCCACGTTCTCCAAGCAGATGCCCCATCACCCAtttcccagcccagccccagaccTTTACCAGGTGCCCCCGGGGCCTGGCAGCCCTGCCCAGGACATCTACCAGGTGCCGCCTTCCGCTGGGATAGGACACGACATCTACCAGGTCCCCCCATCCATGGATGCACGGAGCTGGGAGGGGACGAAGCCACCAGCCAAG GTGGCGGTGTCCACCCGCGTGGGGCAAGGCTATGTGTTCGAGGCCCCCCAGCCCGAGCAGGACGAGTACGACATCCCACGCCACCTGCTGGCCCCGGGGCCCCAGGACATCTACGACGTGCCCCCTGTTCGGGGGCTGCTTCCCAGCCAGTACGGCCAGGAG GTATATGACACGCCCCCCATGGCTGTCAAGGGTCCCAATGGCCGAGACCCATCGCTGGACGTGTATGATGTGCCCCCCAGTGTGGAGAAGGGCCTGCCGCCATCCAACCATCATGCG GTGTACGATGTTCCTCCATCGGTGAGCAAAGACGTGCCCGACGGCCCACTGCTGCGTGAGGAGACCTATGACGTGCCCCCCGCCTTCGCCAAGGCCAAGCCCTTTGACCCGACCCGCCACCCGCTGGTGCTCGCCGCACCCCCTCCGGACTCGCCAGCAGCGGAGGACGTGTACGACGTGCCGCCCCCGGCTCCTGACCTCTACGACGTGCCCCCCGGTTTGCGGCGGCCTGGCCCGGGCACCCTCTACGACGTGCCCCGAGAGCGGGTCCTTCCTCCCGAGGCAGCCAACGGCAGCGTGGCCGACGACGGTGTATACGCGGTGCCCCCCCCCGCCGAGCGAGAGGCCCCGGCCGACGCCAAGCGCCTGTCGGCCTCCAGCACGGGCAGCACACGCAGCAGCCAGTCGGCCTCCTCCCTGGAGGCGGCGGTGCCGGGCCGTGAGCCCCTGGAGCTGGAGGTGGCCGTGGAGGCCCTGGCACGGCTGCAGCAGGGCGTGAGCGCCACCGTGGCCCACCTCTTGGACCTGGCGGGCAGTGCGGGTGGGTGTGGGGGCTGGCGCAGCACCTCCGAGCCTCAGGAGCCTCCGGCACAGGACCTGCGGGCTGCCGTGGCCGCCGTCCACGGGGCCGTCCACGAGCTGCTGGAGTTTGCCCGCAGCGCCGTGGGCAATGCCGCCCACACTTCCGACCGCACGCTGCACGCCAAGCTTAGCCGGCAACTGCAGAAGATGGAGGACGTGTACCAGACGCTGGTGGCCCACGGTCAGACCCTTGACAGTAGCCGGGGAGGCCTGGGGGCCACTCCCGAAGACCTGGACCGCCTGGTGGCCTGCTCGCGGGCTGTGCCCGAGGATGTCAAGCAGCTGGCCTCCTTCTTGCATGGCAACGCCTCGCTGCTCTTCAGACGGACCAAAGCCTCTGTCCCAGGGCCTGAGGGGGGTGGCCCCCTGCACCCCAACCCCACCGACAAGGCCAGCAGCATCCAGTCCcggcccctgccctcaccccccaggttcacctcccaggactcgccTGATGGGCAGTACGAGAACAGTGAGGGGGGCTGGATGGAGGATTACGACTACGTCCACCTGCAG GGgaaggaagagtttgagaagaccCAGAAGGAGTTGCTGGAAAAGGGCAACATAATGCGGCAGGGGAAGGGCCAGCTGGAGCTGCAGCAG ctgAAGCAGTTTGAACGGCTGGAGCAGGAGGTGTCACGGCCCATAGACCACGACCTGGCCAACTGGATGCCAGCCCAGCCCCTGGCGCCGGGGCGGACGGGCGGCTTGGGGCCCTCGGACCGGCAACTGCTGCTCTTCTACCTGGAGCAGTGCGAGGCGAACCTGACCACGCTCACCAACGCGGTGGATGCCTTCTTCACCGCCGTGGCCACCAACCAGCCCCCCAAAATCTTCGTGGCACACAGCAAGTTTGTCATCCTCAGCGCCCACAAGCTGGTATTCATCGGGGACACACTGTCACGGCAGGCGAAGGCGGCCGACGTCCGCAGCCAGGTGACCCACTACAgcaacctgctgtgtgacctgctGCGCGGCATCGTGGCCACCACCAAGGCCGCTGCCCTCCAGTACCCGTCGCCTGCCGCCGCCCAGGACATGGTGGACAGGGTCAAGGAGCTGGGCCACAGCACCCAGCAGTTCCGCCGGGTCCTGGGCCAGCTGGCAGCTGCCTGA